One part of the Prinia subflava isolate CZ2003 ecotype Zambia chromosome W unlocalized genomic scaffold, Cam_Psub_1.2 scaffold_33_NEW, whole genome shotgun sequence genome encodes these proteins:
- the LOC134565068 gene encoding uncharacterized protein LOC134565068: MGEMLSMRVLVLISVVVKIRAGMFDIDTRENMWVTWAKQTKQDSFCLSLATPSNPFRTCLIGVPLTSMAEFKSLTPVRIDPKGDLGPQAAAIARNLRAAGPEPQELDLLGSVPGNYCLVFGRFAVNSSLLIIDEQQLKGHATWLSPHSLLYYNYSEYCNSWVRSVTQLTTAAKRLPPGIFLVCGDRAWSTVPQNSVGGPCYFGKLTLFAPSIHQVLGLPRKAQRVKRSMSQLGPNCKDHVTLWQPPAVISASIFAPGVASAQALTQLKHLACWTGKQINITTKLLSELAEDVSGIRHSVLQNRAAIDFLLLAQGHGCEEFEGMCCMNLSDHSRSIHKQLAQLRDNMKHLVVENTPFDNWLKSWNLTGWIVDLIRFGIMIFIAVIVVLTIVPCLIQCMRKLADRALTSVWIAQKEKGGTVAEFLRYRGHDMLTDTI; the protein is encoded by the coding sequence atgggtgaaatgttaagcatgagggtgttggttttaatcagtgtggtagtaaaaataagagcagggatgtttgacattgacacaagggagaacatgtgggttacttgggccaaacaaactaaacaggattccttttgtttatctctagcgacgccatccaatccttttagaacctgcttgattggagttccactgacctccatggcagagttcaagtctttAACTCCTGTCAGGATTGACCCAAAAGGTGAtttagggccacaagctgctgccatagcgcgAAACCTTCGAGCGGCTGGTCCAGAACCTCAGGAGCTTGATCTcttaggttctgtgccaggaaactattgtcttgtctttgggcgctttgcagtgaattctagtctattaatcatagatgagcagcaattgaaaggccacgctacgtggctgtcccctcattcacttttgtattacaattactctgagtattgtaatagttgggtcagatctgtcacgcaattgacaacagctgctaagagattgccaccaggaatctttttaGTTTGCGGAGATAGAGCATGGTCCACAGTACCTCAGAACAGTGTcggaggaccgtgttattttggcaaactaactctgttcgcacctagcattcaccaggttctaggcttgccaAGGAAGGCTCAACGAGTCAAGCGCAGTATGTCTCAGCTAGGTCCCAACTGCAAAGATCACGTTACCCTATGGCAGCCTCcagccgtgatctcagcatccatttttgccccaggagttgcttcagcacaagccctcacacaactgaaacatttagcctgctggacaggaaaacagattaacataacgacgaagttgttgagtgagcttgctgaagatgttagtggcattcgccattcagtgctccagaaccgagccgcgattgacttccttcttttggctcaggggcatggatgcgaagagtttgaaggcatgtgctgcatgaatttatcagaccactcacgGTCGATACATAAACAGTTAGCgcagttgagggacaacatgaaacaccTTGTAGTTGAgaacactccgtttgacaattggctgaagtcttggaatctcactgggtggattgtggatttaattcgttttggtataatgatctttattgctgtcatagtagttttgacaatagtgccttgcttgatacaatgcatgcgcaaattagctgaccgtgccttaacgtcagtttggatagcccaaaaagaaaaagggggaactgtggccgagtttctcaggtatcgtgggcatgatatgctcacagataccatttga